The following proteins are co-located in the Natator depressus isolate rNatDep1 chromosome 4, rNatDep2.hap1, whole genome shotgun sequence genome:
- the DTHD1 gene encoding death domain-containing protein 1 produces the protein MEVAECKIMPGTDKPSQVLEQIWHLNLMTRETLLKGDLQDNEDTAEYMPRLIFLMQELSSSLSQQLQHNTEILQDTCQLLNTLQNKHKQLVSSQEIITLVGCLRKINELFLDTVTHLQEAKNKFYDIRCRHDDKSQSQIVQDVSNEIVVCEREKTHSGKVSAGVSQRLQVTSPMNERKSPNIHQVQSSENKTVEKETAISFSEKNPDQEQAVSRDLPKLMENEDHKLLQSSHTEQKDCNRKEESHGARTYNKKCPNRAFQEVPGSNGDDIIVFGKSEDICDRSVINLSDQEQAVSEEPPTQMEYEDHKPTENSCEEEKDDEKKEEIYEINGNNRNNAIESARSENICNTPAMHLSTNDSEEVERSSPWMNKEFLAEVSGNIEPEVACYITAPSITLENLVCRIINDMSSLVVEDSEELVSNVISVACLDQGKLIPFPINIAIPFTARYRGNYRDIMVKVINMNFQSSYLTPISFDGYQGNQKGTFAEVKICQLGIFSVVSCLKKETFTIPKKGLSQKLSMDSRISFYYPPETFSSPLTMQLKVQPIEPSLVSILKAKYDMYHAVVSTSPLVHIQHPSSQPFNKSVSVILPCPPNPEKKRSGDATENGRASSATVTRVTTAYHLRAMSASVRKHGENLGESLKVLGYRSKEEEWVVLDDVIVRNARNGLVSFEVDEYLESFIVIRLSFAMDNTHLVLFMQALEEAIRSTMANVVLYRKKENPHKIVVLLVLSKELNWELQNLREEGYFGPPEPTQQFQLREGEQIHFRFSGNIFASDDGKNFGKAYRLTFHSQRKPRLELQLKEVDEFGNYSSPHYKGTAVFYKMSRETIAKNWDQPLLPDDYQDQSPLCKLALTLPKHEKLINRPQSTKRISTDSSEALWDNLLYWLAEELSEDNASLLSLHLPIRRSTLQLVRLKCPDNLTHQIYELLCFWKKNLPRSADKQRLLSRYLRKSGRSDLSEELRFKWENKAFTWQKHWFEMDN, from the exons AGATCATCACTCTTGTGGGTTGTCTTCGGAAAATAAATGAACTCTTTCTGGATACAGTTACACATCTTCAAGAGgcaaaaaacaaattttatgATATTAGATGCAGACATGATGATAAATCTCAGTCCCAGATTGTTCAAGATGTTTCCAATGAAATAGttgtgtgtgaaagagaaaagACACATTCTGGGAAAGTATCTGCTGGTGTAAGTCAACGACTCCAGGTAACTTCTCCCATGAATGAAAGGAAAAGTCCGAACATTCACCAAGTCCAGTCAAGTGAAAACAAAACAGTGGAAAAAGAAACTGCTATATCATTTAGTGAAAAAAATCCTGATCAAGAACAGGCAGTAAGCAGAGACCTCCCAAAGCTAATGGAAAATGAAGATCACAAGCTCCTACAGAGTTCACATACAGAGCAAAAAGATTGCAACAGAAAGGAGGAAAGTCATGGAGCAAGGACTTATAATAAGAAATGCCCAAACAGAGCTTTTCAAGAAGTTCCCGGGAGCAATGGAGATGATATAATTGTATTTGGAAAGTCCGAAGATATCTGTGATAGATCTGTAATCAATCTTTCTGATCAAGAACAGGCAGTAAGTGAAGAACCCCCAACTCAGATGGAATATGAAGATCACAAACCAACAGAGAATTCATGTGAAGAAGAAAAAGATGACGAGAAAAAGGAGGAAATTTATGAGATTAATGGGAACAACAGAAACAATGCAATTGAGTCTGCAAGGTCGGAGAATATATGCAATACACCTGCTATGCATCTTTCAACAAATGATTCAGAAGAAGTGGAAAGATCAAGTCCCTGGATGAACAAAGA ATTTCTAGCAGAAGTGAGTGGTAATATTGAACCTGAAGTTGCCTGTTATATTACAGCACCTTCCATCACTCTCGAAAATTTAGTATGCAGGATCATCAATGACATGAGTTCCTTGGTGGTGGAAGATTCTGAGGAGCTGGTCAGCAATGTCATCAGTGTTGCGTGCTTAGACCAGGGGAAACTAATCCCCTTTCCTATCAACATTGCAATCCCATTCACTGCACGCTACAGAGGAAATTATCGAGACATCATGGTGAAGGTGATCAATATGAACTTTCAATCAAGTTACTTAACTCCCATTTCCTTTGATGGGTACCAGGGAAACCAGAAG GGGACCTTTGCAGAGGTGAAAATTTGCCAGCTTGGTATTTTTTCTGTGGTTTCatgcttaaaaaaagaaacattcacCATTCCAAAGAAAGGGCTCTCACAAAAGCTAAGCATGGATTCTAGAATCTCTTTCTACTACCCTCCAGAAACGTTCAGTTCTCCACTGACCATGCAGTTAAAG GTCCAGCCAATTGAGCCATCACTGGTTTCCATATTAAAGGCAAAATATGACATGTACCATGCAGTAGTGTCTACTAGCCCACTGGTTCATATCCAGCATCCTTCATCCCAGCCATTTAACAAGTCAGTCAGTGTTATTCTACCCTGTCCTCCAAATCCAGAAAAAAAGAGATCGGGAGATGCAACAGAAAATGGAAGAGCATCTAGTGCCACTGTAACCAGGGTTACAACTGCATATCATCTTCG GGCAATGAGTGCCTCTGTGAGAAAACATGGAGAGAATCTTGGTGAATCCTTGAAAGTATTGGGTTACAGAAGCAAAGAAGAAGAGTGGGTTGTGCTTGATGATGTTATTGTGCGGAATGCACGAAACGGACTTGTATCATTTGAAGTAGATGAGTATTTAGAAAG CTTTATTGTCATTCGCCTCTCATTTGCCATGGACAATACGCATCTAGTTCTGTTTATGCAGGCTCTGGAGGAAGCCATTCGCAGCACCATGGCTAATGTCGTACTATATcggaaaaaagaaaaccctcatAAAATAGTTGTTTTACTGGTTCTGTCCAAAGAACTGAACTGGGAGCTGCAAAACCTGCGTGAGGAGGGATACTTTGGTCCTCCAGAACCAACGCAACAGTTTCAACTAAGAGAAGGAGAGCAGATTCATTTTAGATTTAGTGGCAACATATTTGCCTCAG ATGATGGGAAGAATTTTGGAAAAGCCTACAGGCTTACTTTTCATTCACAAAGAAAGCCCAGACTGGAGCTCCAACTCAAAGAAGTGGATGAATTTGGTAACTACAGCTCACCTCATTACAAGGGAACTGCAGTATTTTACAAAATGAGCAGAGAAACAATAGCCAAGAACTGGGATCAACCCCTTCTGCCTGATGACTATCAGGACCAGTCACCTTTATGTAAGTTAGCACTAACCTTACCAAAG CATGAAAAATTAATCAACCGGCCACAAAGCACAAAAAGAATTTCTACTGATTCATCAG AGGCCCTGTGGGATAACTTGCTGTACTGGCTTGCAGAGGAGCTCTCAGAAGATAATGCATCATTGCTCTCTCTGCACCTGCCTATCCGTCGGAGCACTCTTCAGCTTGTTAGACTGAAGTGCCCTGATAATCTAACACATCAGATCTATGAGCTTCTTTGCTTCTGGAAAAAGAATCTTCCAAGATCAGCTGATAAACAGCGACTCCTATCTCGTTATCTTCGTAAGAGTGGCAGAAGTGATCTTTCGGAAGAGCTCAGGTTCAAGTGGGAGAATAAAGCATTCACTTGGCAAAAACACTGGTTTGAGATGGACAACTGA